One window of the Strix uralensis isolate ZFMK-TIS-50842 chromosome 3, bStrUra1, whole genome shotgun sequence genome contains the following:
- the SLC5A6 gene encoding sodium-dependent multivitamin transporter has protein sequence MEFTVIDYSIFALLLVLSSAIGLFYALSGDRQRTVQEFLLANRNMGFLPVALSLLATFQSAVAILGVPAEIYRFGTEYWFLGCSYFLGLLIPAHVFIPVFYRLRITSTYEYLELRFNKTVRVFGTITFIFQMVIYMGVVLYAPALALNAVTGFDLWSAVLTMGLVCTLYTTLGGLKAVIWTDVFQTLVMFAGQLAVIVVGAQRVGGMARVWRLAERHGKIASIDLNPDPFERHTFWTLAVGGVFMMLSLYGVNQAQVQRYLSARSEREAKLSCYAVFPCQQIVLCLSCLTGLVMFVYDREHPLAPAQRPGSDQLVLYFVMDVLQDLPGLPGLFVACLFSGSLSTISSAFNSLATVTMEDLVRPHCPGLSESRATLLSKLLALGYGLLCLGMAYVSSMLGPVLQAAISIFGMVGGPLLGLFCLGMFFPCANPMGAIVGLLAGLAMAFWVGIGGILHSMGGAGGAPPSNGTALPAAGNFTTLLASTLLAPTLAPQSRPTGLQKFYSLSYLWYSAHNSTTVILVGLLVSLLTGPTPAAVVDPRTISPVLPRLLCCLPRRYRQRLCCGLSFPDQDADPAEAAEKSSGVPNGLAPPGPGRREEEEGQGYIRTAGVPAYTLQETSF, from the exons ATGGAGTTCACGGTGATCGACTACAGCATCTTCGcgctgctgctggtgctgtcgTCGGCCATCGGGCTCTTCTACGCGCTGAGCGGAGACCGGCAGCGCACGGTGCAGGAGTTCCTCCTGGCCAACCGCAACATGGGCTTCTTGCCCGTCGCCCTCTCCTTGCTGGCCACTTTCCAGTCGGCTGTGGCCATCCTGGGCGTGCCGGCCGAGATCTACCGCTTTGGCACCGAGTACTGGTTCCTCGGCTGCTCCTACTTCCTGGGGCTGCTCATCCCGGCCCACGTCTTCATCCCCGTCTTCTACCGCCTGCGCATCACCAGCACCTACGAG TACCTGGAGCTGCGCTTCAACAAGACGGTGCGAGTCTTCGGCACCATCACCTTCATCTTCCAGAtg GTCATCTACATGGGGGTGGTTCTCTACGCGCCCGCGCTGGCCCTCAATGCCG TGACGGGCTTTGACCTCTGGAGCGCGGTGCTGACCATGGGGCTGGTCTGCACGCTCTACACCACGCTG GGTGGGCTGAAGGCCGTCATCTGGACCGACGTCTTCCAGACGCTGGTGATGTTCGCGGGGCAGTTGGCCGTCATCGTGGTGGGCGCCCAGCGGGTGGGCGGTATGGCCCGCGTCTGGCGCCTGGCCGAGCGGCACGGCAAGATCGCCAGCATCGA CTTGAACCCCGACCCCTTCGAGCGTCACACCTTCTGGACCCTGGCCGTGGGGGGCGTCTTCATGATGCTGTCACTGTACGGGGTGAACCAGGCGCAGGTGCAGCGCTACCTCAGCGCCCGCAGCGAGCGCGAGGCCAAGCT CTCCTGCTACGCCGTCTTCCCCTGCCAGCAGATCGTGCTCTGCCTCAGCTGCCTGACCGGCCTCGTCATGTTCGTCTACGACCGTGAGCACCCGCTGGCACCTGCCCAGCGCCCCGGCTCTGACCAG ctggtGCTGTACTTCGTGATGGATGTGCTGCAGGACctgccggggctgcccgggctcTTCGTTGCCTGCCTCTTCAGCGGATCCCTCAG caccatcTCCTCTGCCTTCAACTCGCTGGCCACGGTGACGATGGAGGATCTGGTCCGGCCCCACTGCCCCGGGTTGTCGGAGTCGCGGGCCACGCTGCTCTCCAAGCTGCTGG CTCTTGGCTACGGAttgctctgcctggggatggccTACGTCTCCTCCATGCTGGGCCCTGTGCTGCAG GCAGCAATCAGCATCTTCGGCATGGTGGGGGGGCCGCTGCTGGGGCTCTTCTGCCTGGGCATGTTCTTCCCCTGCGCCAACCCCATG GGAGCCATCGTGGGGCTGCTGGCGGGcctggccatggccttctgggTGGGCATTGGCGGCATCCTGCACAGcatggggggggccgggggggcccccccctCCAACGGCACCGCGCTCCCTGCTGCGGGCAACTTCACCACCCTCCTGGCCAGCACCCTGCTGGCCCCCACGCTGGCCCCCCAGAG CCGCCCCACGGGGCTGCAGAAGTTTTACAGCCTGTCCTACCTGTGGTACAGCGCCCACAACTCCACCACCGTCATCCTGGTGGGGCTCCTGgtcagcctgctcactg gccCTACGCCAGCAGCGGTCGTGGACCCCCGCACCATCTCCCCGGTGCTGCCTcgcctgctctgctgcctgccccgCAGGTACCGGCAGCGGCTCTGCTGCGGGCTCAGCTTCCCCGACCAG GATGCCGACCCTGCCGAGGCAGCGGAGAAGAGCAGCGGGGTGCCCAACGGCCTGGCCCCacccggccccgggcggcgggaggaagaggagggacaGGGCTACATCCGCACAGCCGGGGTCCCTGCCTACACGCTGCAGGAGACATCCTTctga
- the TCF23 gene encoding transcription factor 23, with protein sequence MRMRLTPPPPSPPPPLPQGPLYPQNAARERGRVRALRRAFLALQAALPAVPPGTKLSKLDVLILATSYIGHLSHVLGRGPPPPAPSPLLHGHPLLHPLKKWPMRSRLYVGVGPWGGPSPDPPGVAAATGSREQAGVGGRGLARGGGPP encoded by the exons ATGAGAATGCggctcacccccccccctccttctcctcctcctcctctcccccagggCCCCCTGTACCCCCAGAACGCGgcgcgggagcggggccgggtgCGGGCGCTGCGTCGGGCCTTCCTGGCgctgcaggcagcgctgccagcTGTGCCCCCCGGCACCAAGCTCTCCAAGCTGGACGTCCTCATCCTGGCCACCAGCTACATCGGCCACCTCAGCCATGTGCTGGGCCgtgggccccccccgcccgccccctccccgctgctccACGGGCACCCGCTGCTGCACCCCTTGAAG AAATGGCCGATGCGCTCCCGCCTCTATGTTGGTGTTGGCCCTTGGGGGGGTCCCAGTCCCGACCCCCCCGGAGTGGCCGCAGCCACCGGCAGCCGCGAGCAGGCAGGtgtggggggcagggggctggcaaGGGGGGGCGGCCCCCCCTGA
- the PREB gene encoding guanine nucleotide-exchange factor SEC12 isoform X2 codes for MAPRRPAELYRAPFPLYTVRLHPRRPIAITAGGGGAAKTGIRNGVHFLQLEQVGGQLSASLLHSHDTETRATMTMALADDIIAAGQDASCHILRFSLQVPEAKGGRNGSGEKGPRKRKGPSPAGQGSTQSQTSEVMVESLHSVRTDFSPDALQKAVRFNADCSLLVTGGADGFLRLWEFPSMKKTLEFKAHDGEIEDIALGPDNKCCVWQRDQLVTGLRWNENLPGVPDKAYRYQACRFGAVEDNAAALRLYTVQVPHKRERRPPPCYLTKWDGKSFLPLLTRPCGSEVISCLSVSDSGTFLGLGTVTGSVAIHVAFSLQRLYYVKEAHGIVVTDVAFVPESRRGRELLAGNEAALLSVAVDSRCKLHLLPGRRSLPVWLLLLLCAGLIVATILLLQLAFPGFL; via the exons ATGGCGCCGCGGCGGCCGGCAGAGCTGTACCGGGCGCCTTTCCCCCTCTACACCGTCCGCCTCCACCCGCGGCGGCCCATCGCCATCAccgccggcggcggcggtgccgccAAGACCGGCATCCGCAATGGCGTG CActtcctgcagctggagcaggTCGGGGGGCAGCTCAGCGCCTCCCTGCTGCACTCCCACGACACGGAGACTCGCGCCACCATGACCATGGCGCTCGCCGACGACATCATTGCAGCGGGGCAGGACGCCAGCTGCCACATCCTCCGCTTCAGCCTGCAGGTGCCTGAGGCCAAGGGCGGCCGGAACG gcagtgGGGAGAAGGGGCCGCGGAAGCGGAAGGGCCCCAgcccggcggggcagggcagcACGCAGAGCCAGACGAGCGAGGTGATGGTGGAGAGCCTGCACAGCGTCCGCACGGATTTCAGCCCTGATGCCCTGCAGAAGGCTGTCCGCTTCAACGCCGACTGCTCTCTGCTCGTCACCGGTGGTGCCGACGGCTTCCTCCGCCTCTGGGAG TTCCCCAGCATGAAGAAGACGCTGGAGTTCAAAGCCCACGACGGGGAGATCGAAGACATCGCGCTGGGCCCTGACAACAAG TGCTGCGTGTGGCAGCGGGACCAGCTGGTGACGGGGCTGCGCTGGAACGAGAACCTCCCCGGCGTCCCCGACAAGGCGTACCGCTACCAGGCCTGTCG GTTTGGGGCCGTGGAGGACAACGCCGCGGCACTGCGGCTCTACACAGTGCAGGTGCCCCACAAACGGGAGCGCCGCCCCCCACCCTGTTACCTGACCAAGTGGGACGGGAAGAGCTTCCTGCCGCTGCTGACCCGGCCCTGCGGCAGCGAGGTGATCTCCTGCCTCTCCGTCAG TGACTCGGGCACCTTCCTGGGGCTGGGCACGGTGACGGGCTCCGTCGCCATCCACGTCGCCTTCTCGCTGCAG AGACTGTACTACGTGAAGGAGGCTCACGGCATCGTGGTGACAGACGTGGCCTTCGTCCCCGAGAGCCGGCGCGGGCGGGAGCTGCTGGCGGGGAATGAGGCCGCCCTGCTCAGCGTGGCCGTCGACAGCCGCTGCAAGCTGCACCTCCTCCCCGGACGAC GCTCCCTCCCTGTTTGgctactgctgctgctctgcgcCGGGCTCATCGTGGCCaccatcctgctgctgcagcttgccTTCCCGGGGTTCCTGTaa
- the PREB gene encoding guanine nucleotide-exchange factor SEC12 isoform X1: MAPRRPAELYRAPFPLYTVRLHPRRPIAITAGGGGAAKTGIRNGVHFLQLEQVGGQLSASLLHSHDTETRATMTMALADDIIAAGQDASCHILRFSLQVPEAKGGRNGSGEKGPRKRKGPSPAGQGSTQSQTSEVMVESLHSVRTDFSPDALQKAVRFNADCSLLVTGGADGFLRLWEFPSMKKTLEFKAHDGEIEDIALGPDNKVVTAGRDFQCCVWQRDQLVTGLRWNENLPGVPDKAYRYQACRFGAVEDNAAALRLYTVQVPHKRERRPPPCYLTKWDGKSFLPLLTRPCGSEVISCLSVSDSGTFLGLGTVTGSVAIHVAFSLQRLYYVKEAHGIVVTDVAFVPESRRGRELLAGNEAALLSVAVDSRCKLHLLPGRRSLPVWLLLLLCAGLIVATILLLQLAFPGFL, encoded by the exons ATGGCGCCGCGGCGGCCGGCAGAGCTGTACCGGGCGCCTTTCCCCCTCTACACCGTCCGCCTCCACCCGCGGCGGCCCATCGCCATCAccgccggcggcggcggtgccgccAAGACCGGCATCCGCAATGGCGTG CActtcctgcagctggagcaggTCGGGGGGCAGCTCAGCGCCTCCCTGCTGCACTCCCACGACACGGAGACTCGCGCCACCATGACCATGGCGCTCGCCGACGACATCATTGCAGCGGGGCAGGACGCCAGCTGCCACATCCTCCGCTTCAGCCTGCAGGTGCCTGAGGCCAAGGGCGGCCGGAACG gcagtgGGGAGAAGGGGCCGCGGAAGCGGAAGGGCCCCAgcccggcggggcagggcagcACGCAGAGCCAGACGAGCGAGGTGATGGTGGAGAGCCTGCACAGCGTCCGCACGGATTTCAGCCCTGATGCCCTGCAGAAGGCTGTCCGCTTCAACGCCGACTGCTCTCTGCTCGTCACCGGTGGTGCCGACGGCTTCCTCCGCCTCTGGGAG TTCCCCAGCATGAAGAAGACGCTGGAGTTCAAAGCCCACGACGGGGAGATCGAAGACATCGCGCTGGGCCCTGACAACAAG GTGGTGACGGCGGGACGGGACTTCCAGTGCTGCGTGTGGCAGCGGGACCAGCTGGTGACGGGGCTGCGCTGGAACGAGAACCTCCCCGGCGTCCCCGACAAGGCGTACCGCTACCAGGCCTGTCG GTTTGGGGCCGTGGAGGACAACGCCGCGGCACTGCGGCTCTACACAGTGCAGGTGCCCCACAAACGGGAGCGCCGCCCCCCACCCTGTTACCTGACCAAGTGGGACGGGAAGAGCTTCCTGCCGCTGCTGACCCGGCCCTGCGGCAGCGAGGTGATCTCCTGCCTCTCCGTCAG TGACTCGGGCACCTTCCTGGGGCTGGGCACGGTGACGGGCTCCGTCGCCATCCACGTCGCCTTCTCGCTGCAG AGACTGTACTACGTGAAGGAGGCTCACGGCATCGTGGTGACAGACGTGGCCTTCGTCCCCGAGAGCCGGCGCGGGCGGGAGCTGCTGGCGGGGAATGAGGCCGCCCTGCTCAGCGTGGCCGTCGACAGCCGCTGCAAGCTGCACCTCCTCCCCGGACGAC GCTCCCTCCCTGTTTGgctactgctgctgctctgcgcCGGGCTCATCGTGGCCaccatcctgctgctgcagcttgccTTCCCGGGGTTCCTGTaa
- the CGREF1 gene encoding cell growth regulator with EF hand domain protein 1 — protein MRNPPVALMLLLVVPAARAAPKAGGHRPEPPTATGPDPAPDPLSPELLTLPLLWGAVRSLGPPARDAEALTREQALLYLFVLHDHDRSGSLDGLELLRLLDAVLAQRDGGRPDPQAVAALVDRALERHDLSGDGLLDPPELLLSPGRGQGPPGQRGGDAGAPGGHLGVRGPGHGPAEGQAVPQGKAPNTGAPDGEGAPGIGAPEGEGVPEIGALPEGEAAPVWGDPGEGG, from the exons ATGAGGAACCCGCCGGTGGCCctgatgctgctgctggtggtCCCGGCAGCGCGGGCTGCCCCCAAGGCTGGGGGGCACAG GCCTGAGCCCCCCACGGCCacggggccggatcctgcccccGACCCGCTGAGCCCGGAGCTGCTGACGCTGCC gctgctgtggggTGCTGTGAGGAGCCTGGGGCCGCCGGCGCGGGACGCGGAGGCCCTGACGCGGGAACAGG ccctgctctaCCTCTTCGTGCTGCACGACCACGACCGGAGCGGGAGCCTGGACgggctggagctgctgcggctgctggaCGCGGTGCTGGCGCAGCGCGACGGGGGGCGGCCGGACCCCCAGGCG GTGGCCGCGCTGGTGGATCGAGCCCTGGAGAGGCACGACCTGAGCGGGGACGGGCTGCTCGACCCCCCCGAGCTGCTGCTCTCGCCCGGCCGCGGCCAGGGAcccccggggcagcgcgggggggacgcgggggcaCCTGGGGGGCACCTGGGGGTGAGGGGCCCAGGACATGGCCCAGCAGAGGGGCAGGCAGTCCCCCAGGGTAAAGCCCCCAACACTGGAGCTCCTGATGGGGAGGGAGCCCCCGGAATTGGAGCCCCCGAGGGGGAGGGAGTCCCTGAAATTGGAGCCCTCCCCGAGGGGGAAGCAGCGCCAGTttggggggaccctggggagggggggtaa
- the KHK gene encoding ketohexokinase isoform X1, whose protein sequence is MAASPRRDPAAGREKRILCVGLVCLDIISVVEAYPAEDSDTRCVSQRWQRGGNASNSCTVLALLGAPCAFMGSLAPGHAADFITADFQRRGVDVTHVAWQPRGDVPCACCLVSAASGSRTIVLHDTNLPDVTARDFERVDLSQYKWIHWEARNGAEQAAMMRRVERHNRARPAGERVGTSVELEKPREELLPLMALGHVVFISKDVARHFGYRSAPEALRGLRSRVQPGATLICAWAEEGADAVGPDGELVHSDAFPPETLVDTLGAGDTFNAAVIFALSAGRSLQDAITFGCRIAGRKCGIQGFDGIV, encoded by the exons ATGGCGGCGTCCCCCCGGCGGgaccccgcggcggggcgggagaaGCGGATCCTGTGCGTGGGGCTGGTGTGTCTGGACATCATCAGCGTGGTGGAGGCCTACCCGGCCGAGGACTCCGACACCAG GTGCGTGTCGCAGCGGTGGCAGCGGGGCGGGAACGCTTCCAACTCCTGCACGGTGCTGGCGCTGCTGGGAGCCCCCTGCGCCTTCATGGGCTCGCTGGCCCCTGGCCACGCCGCCGA tttcaTCACGGCGGATTTCCAGCGCCGGGGCGTCGACGTGACGCACGTGGCCTGGCAGCCCCGCGGGGACGTGCCCTGCGCCTGCTGCCTCGTCAGCGCCGCCAGCGGCTCCCGGACCATCGTCCTGCACGACAC GAACCTGCCCGACGTGACGGCCCGTGACTTTGAGCGGGTCGACCTGTCCCAGTACAAGTGGATCCACTGGGAG GCGCGGAACGGGGCGGAGCAGGCGGCGATGATGCGGCGGGTGGAGCGGCACAACCGGGCCCGGCCGGCGGGGGAGCGGGTCGGGACGTCGGTGGAGCTGGAGAAGCCCCGGGAGGAGCTGCTGCCGCTGATGGCGCTGGGTCACGTG gTGTTCATCAGCAAGGACGTGGCCCGGCACTTCGGGTACCGGTCGGCCCCCGAGGCGCTGCGGGGGCTGCGCAGCCGCGTGCAGCCGGG GGCCACGCTGATCTGTGCCTGGGCTGAGGAGGGGGCCGACGCCGTGGGGCCGGACGGGGAGCTGGTGCACTCGGACGCCTTCCCCCCGGAGACCCTGGTGGACACGCTGGGGGCCGGGGACACCTTCAACGCCGCCGTCATCTTCGCGCTGTCGGCAG GCAGGAGCCTGCAGGACGCCATCACCTTCGGCTGCCGGATCGCCGGCAGGAAATGTGGGATCCAGGGCTTCGACGGCATCGTCTGA
- the KHK gene encoding ketohexokinase isoform X2 codes for MAASPRRDPAAGREKRILCVGLVCLDIISVVEAYPAEDSDTSFITADFQRRGVDVTHVAWQPRGDVPCACCLVSAASGSRTIVLHDTNLPDVTARDFERVDLSQYKWIHWEARNGAEQAAMMRRVERHNRARPAGERVGTSVELEKPREELLPLMALGHVVFISKDVARHFGYRSAPEALRGLRSRVQPGATLICAWAEEGADAVGPDGELVHSDAFPPETLVDTLGAGDTFNAAVIFALSAGRSLQDAITFGCRIAGRKCGIQGFDGIV; via the exons ATGGCGGCGTCCCCCCGGCGGgaccccgcggcggggcgggagaaGCGGATCCTGTGCGTGGGGCTGGTGTGTCTGGACATCATCAGCGTGGTGGAGGCCTACCCGGCCGAGGACTCCGACACCAG tttcaTCACGGCGGATTTCCAGCGCCGGGGCGTCGACGTGACGCACGTGGCCTGGCAGCCCCGCGGGGACGTGCCCTGCGCCTGCTGCCTCGTCAGCGCCGCCAGCGGCTCCCGGACCATCGTCCTGCACGACAC GAACCTGCCCGACGTGACGGCCCGTGACTTTGAGCGGGTCGACCTGTCCCAGTACAAGTGGATCCACTGGGAG GCGCGGAACGGGGCGGAGCAGGCGGCGATGATGCGGCGGGTGGAGCGGCACAACCGGGCCCGGCCGGCGGGGGAGCGGGTCGGGACGTCGGTGGAGCTGGAGAAGCCCCGGGAGGAGCTGCTGCCGCTGATGGCGCTGGGTCACGTG gTGTTCATCAGCAAGGACGTGGCCCGGCACTTCGGGTACCGGTCGGCCCCCGAGGCGCTGCGGGGGCTGCGCAGCCGCGTGCAGCCGGG GGCCACGCTGATCTGTGCCTGGGCTGAGGAGGGGGCCGACGCCGTGGGGCCGGACGGGGAGCTGGTGCACTCGGACGCCTTCCCCCCGGAGACCCTGGTGGACACGCTGGGGGCCGGGGACACCTTCAACGCCGCCGTCATCTTCGCGCTGTCGGCAG GCAGGAGCCTGCAGGACGCCATCACCTTCGGCTGCCGGATCGCCGGCAGGAAATGTGGGATCCAGGGCTTCGACGGCATCGTCTGA